A single genomic interval of Arthrobacter sp. NicSoilB8 harbors:
- a CDS encoding amidohydrolase family protein: MSTLITNIAELMTQDAEHRVLRDAAVVIEGERISWLGSAAGAPAADEAVDAGGRALLPGWVDSHTHLIFAGDRTAEFEARMAGESYSAGGIAVTTGATRSTSDFDLTRLAMGRVAEAVSQGTTYLETKTGYGLDLENEARSARIASTVADEVTYLGAHLVPAGMDAEEYTELVCGPMLAAVLPYVRWADVFCEQGAFNEDQSRRVLQACRDAGLGLRVHGNQLGEGPGVRLAVEFGAASVDHVNYLSAADIDALAASWSGWDGAGGGSRTTGSRGTGQRGTVATCLPACDLSTRQPLAPGRELLDAGVQIALASNCNPGTSYTSSMAFCVTTAVLQMRLSVHEAVRAATFGGALALGRESGNDVDGERAVGSIAVGHRADLHLLNAPSATHLAYRPGIPLTHAVWRAGVRAR, encoded by the coding sequence ATGAGCACCCTGATCACCAATATCGCCGAACTCATGACCCAGGACGCGGAGCACCGCGTCCTCCGCGACGCGGCCGTGGTGATCGAGGGGGAGCGAATTTCCTGGCTTGGATCCGCGGCCGGGGCCCCGGCCGCCGATGAGGCCGTGGACGCCGGCGGCCGGGCGCTCCTGCCGGGCTGGGTTGACTCGCACACCCACCTGATCTTCGCGGGGGACCGCACGGCCGAGTTCGAGGCCCGGATGGCGGGGGAGAGCTACAGTGCCGGCGGGATCGCCGTCACCACAGGCGCGACCCGGAGCACGAGCGACTTCGACCTCACCCGGCTGGCGATGGGCCGGGTCGCGGAGGCCGTCTCGCAGGGCACCACCTACCTGGAGACCAAGACGGGCTACGGCCTGGACCTCGAAAACGAGGCCCGCAGCGCCCGCATCGCCTCCACCGTGGCGGACGAGGTCACCTATCTGGGGGCGCACCTCGTGCCCGCAGGCATGGACGCGGAGGAATACACGGAACTGGTGTGCGGGCCGATGCTCGCCGCCGTCCTGCCCTACGTCCGCTGGGCCGACGTGTTCTGCGAGCAGGGCGCCTTCAACGAGGACCAGTCCCGCCGGGTGCTGCAGGCCTGCAGGGACGCCGGCCTGGGGCTGCGCGTCCACGGAAACCAGCTCGGCGAGGGCCCCGGCGTCCGGCTGGCCGTGGAATTCGGCGCCGCGAGCGTGGACCACGTGAACTACCTGTCGGCCGCGGACATCGACGCGCTGGCCGCCAGCTGGTCCGGCTGGGACGGCGCCGGCGGCGGCTCCCGGACGACTGGCTCCCGCGGAACCGGGCAGCGCGGCACGGTCGCCACGTGCCTGCCGGCCTGCGACCTCTCCACACGCCAGCCGCTGGCGCCCGGCCGGGAACTGCTCGACGCCGGTGTCCAGATCGCTCTGGCGTCCAACTGCAACCCGGGGACGTCCTACACGAGCTCGATGGCGTTCTGCGTCACCACCGCCGTGCTGCAGATGCGGCTCAGCGTCCACGAGGCTGTCCGGGCGGCCACCTTCGGCGGCGCGCTGGCCCTCGGTCGGGAGTCCGGGAACGACGTCGACGGCGAACGCGCGGTGGGCTCGATCGCCGTCGGACACCGCGCGGACCTGCACCTGCTCAACGCGCCGTCGGCGACGCACCTGGCTTACCGGCCCGGCATCCCCCTGACGCACGCCGTGTGGCGGGCGGGCGTCCGCGCCCGCTGA